The Terriglobales bacterium genome contains a region encoding:
- a CDS encoding HAD hydrolase family protein produces MSDTGLACLASPDVLARARKIKLFLMDVDGTLTDGGVCLISATIADGLGEPIVSEMKVFNSRDGQGLSLAHTMGIQTGFITGRHSPAVAKRAQELKVTFVYLGQGKKTAAFEECVQKAGVREDEVAYMGDDLPDIPLAQRAGLAVCVANGAPELAAVCHFTTRQLAGRGTAREVVELILKAQGRWEEAVPQALA; encoded by the coding sequence ATGTCTGACACTGGTCTTGCGTGCCTCGCTTCGCCTGATGTATTGGCCCGTGCCCGTAAGATCAAACTTTTTCTGATGGACGTAGACGGTACGCTGACCGATGGCGGCGTCTGCCTGATCTCGGCCACAATCGCCGACGGCTTAGGAGAACCGATCGTCTCCGAAATGAAAGTGTTCAACTCCCGGGACGGCCAGGGATTATCGCTTGCCCACACCATGGGGATTCAGACAGGCTTCATCACCGGCCGACATTCACCGGCCGTGGCTAAGCGTGCTCAAGAGCTGAAGGTCACTTTTGTTTATCTGGGACAGGGGAAGAAGACGGCGGCTTTCGAAGAGTGCGTACAAAAGGCAGGCGTGAGGGAAGACGAGGTTGCTTATATGGGTGATGACCTGCCGGACATTCCTCTGGCGCAGCGAGCCGGACTGGCAGTGTGCGTAGCCAACGGGGCACCTGAGTTAGCGGCCGTATGCCACTTCACCACTCGCCAGCTTGCGGGGCGGGGTACCGCGCGCGAGGTGGTGGAACTAATCCTGAAGGCGCAGGGACGTTGGGAGGAGGCGGTGCCCCAGGCGCTTGCGTAA
- a CDS encoding phosphoketolase family protein yields the protein MTPVVEEIVEVAEEPSTTSSLSAYGKARSTVQGSPLNSEELRKTDAYWRASLYVCLGMLYLQDNPLLREPLKIEHVKPRMLGHWGSDAGQAFTYIHFNRLIKKYDLNAYYVCGPGHGAPSVLSQGYLEGTYSEVYPDKSEDLRGLQRFFRQFSFPGGIGSHATPETPGSINEGGELGYCISHAYGSVYDHPDLIALTVVGDGEAETGPLATSWHSNKFLNPIRDGAVLPVLHLNGYKINNPTLLARISREELEALFVGYGYTPHFVEGSDPESMHQAMAATLEHCVLEIRKIQDEARRTGKPSRPRWPMVILRTPKGWTAPRKVDGQYLEGFWRAHQIPLPDVHSNPAHLQLLEKWLRSYEPEKLFDQAGRLIPELRALPPEGTRRMSANPVTNGGLLRKPLDMPDFRTLGIEVKKPGTIQVGNAGFLGALMREIMKRNKNNFRLFGPDESQSNRLDAVYEVTEKAWLAEYFPEDADGGHLAPDGRVMEMLSEHTLEGWLEGYILSGRHGLINSYESFVHLLDSMFNQHAKWLEKCSEVPWRAKVSSLNMLVSGLVWRQDHNGFTHQDPGFLDVVANKSPSIVRVYLPPDANCLLSVGDHCFRSENYINVIVADKQPQDMQYLDMEAAIAHCTKGLGIWNWASNDQGTEPDVVMASCGDVPTVECLAATALLRHHIPDVKIRVVNVVDLFKLLPSTEHPHGLTDREFEAVFTADRPVIFTFHGYPGLIHRLTYRRPSQHNLHVRGYKEHGNINTPLELAIRNETDRFTLAIDAIDRIPRLRTTAAAVRQELADQRIACEQYAYEHGIDRPDITEWRWPHPTS from the coding sequence ATGACCCCAGTCGTAGAAGAAATCGTAGAAGTAGCAGAAGAGCCGTCAACCACTTCAAGTTTGAGCGCATATGGAAAGGCGAGATCCACCGTTCAAGGATCGCCCCTGAACTCCGAGGAATTAAGAAAGACAGACGCTTATTGGCGTGCCAGCCTCTACGTCTGCCTGGGGATGCTTTACCTTCAGGACAACCCCTTGCTCCGTGAGCCGCTCAAGATTGAGCACGTCAAGCCACGCATGCTGGGTCACTGGGGCTCGGATGCCGGCCAAGCCTTCACTTACATCCATTTCAACCGACTGATTAAGAAGTACGATCTGAATGCGTACTACGTTTGCGGACCCGGGCACGGGGCGCCCTCGGTTCTGTCCCAGGGCTACCTCGAGGGGACATATTCCGAGGTCTACCCGGACAAGAGTGAAGACCTCCGCGGACTGCAACGCTTTTTCCGGCAGTTCTCATTCCCGGGAGGGATCGGCAGTCACGCCACCCCCGAGACCCCCGGCAGCATCAACGAGGGCGGCGAGCTGGGCTACTGTATCTCGCACGCCTACGGATCGGTCTACGACCACCCCGACCTGATCGCCCTGACCGTGGTGGGCGACGGCGAGGCCGAGACCGGCCCGCTGGCCACGAGCTGGCACAGCAACAAATTCCTCAACCCGATCCGCGACGGGGCGGTGCTACCGGTGCTGCACCTCAACGGCTACAAGATCAACAACCCCACACTGCTGGCCCGCATCAGCCGCGAGGAGCTGGAAGCGCTGTTCGTCGGCTACGGGTACACCCCGCATTTTGTGGAGGGCAGTGACCCCGAAAGCATGCACCAGGCGATGGCCGCGACCCTGGAACACTGCGTCCTGGAGATCCGCAAGATCCAGGATGAGGCGCGGCGGACCGGCAAGCCATCGCGACCGCGCTGGCCCATGGTCATTCTGCGAACCCCCAAGGGCTGGACGGCCCCGCGGAAGGTGGACGGACAATACCTCGAAGGCTTCTGGCGCGCGCACCAGATCCCGCTGCCTGACGTCCACTCCAACCCTGCTCACCTGCAACTGCTGGAAAAATGGCTGCGCAGCTACGAGCCGGAGAAGCTCTTTGATCAGGCGGGCCGGCTTATCCCGGAACTGCGAGCGCTGCCGCCTGAGGGAACTCGACGGATGAGCGCCAACCCCGTGACCAACGGCGGGCTGCTTCGCAAGCCTCTCGACATGCCGGACTTCCGCACCCTCGGCATCGAGGTCAAGAAACCAGGAACAATCCAGGTCGGTAACGCCGGCTTCCTCGGTGCCTTGATGCGGGAGATCATGAAGCGGAATAAGAACAACTTTCGACTCTTCGGGCCGGATGAGTCGCAGTCCAACAGGCTCGACGCCGTGTACGAGGTCACCGAGAAGGCTTGGCTCGCTGAGTATTTCCCGGAGGACGCCGATGGCGGCCACCTGGCCCCGGACGGGCGCGTCATGGAGATGCTCAGCGAGCATACCCTTGAAGGGTGGCTGGAGGGCTACATTCTGAGCGGCCGGCACGGCCTGATCAACAGCTACGAGTCGTTCGTCCACCTCCTCGACTCAATGTTCAACCAGCACGCAAAGTGGCTGGAGAAGTGCAGCGAGGTACCGTGGCGGGCGAAGGTCTCCTCGCTCAACATGCTGGTCAGTGGCCTGGTCTGGCGACAGGACCACAACGGGTTCACGCACCAGGACCCCGGCTTCCTCGACGTGGTCGCGAACAAGAGCCCGAGCATAGTGCGCGTCTACCTTCCGCCCGACGCCAACTGCCTGCTCTCAGTCGGCGATCACTGCTTCCGCAGCGAAAACTATATCAACGTCATCGTTGCAGACAAGCAGCCGCAGGACATGCAGTACCTGGACATGGAGGCGGCGATCGCCCACTGTACCAAGGGCCTGGGTATCTGGAACTGGGCCAGCAACGACCAGGGGACAGAGCCCGACGTGGTAATGGCAAGCTGCGGCGACGTGCCGACGGTGGAGTGTTTGGCGGCCACCGCCCTGCTGCGGCACCACATCCCCGATGTGAAGATCCGTGTCGTGAACGTCGTAGATCTGTTTAAGCTGCTGCCCAGCACCGAACACCCGCACGGGCTGACGGACCGTGAATTCGAGGCCGTCTTCACGGCGGACAGGCCGGTGATCTTCACCTTCCACGGATACCCGGGGCTGATCCATCGACTCACCTACAGGCGGCCAAGCCAGCACAACCTCCACGTGCGCGGCTACAAGGAGCACGGCAACATCAACACACCCCTGGAATTGGCCATCCGCAACGAGACCGACCGCTTCACCCTGGCCATCGATGCCATCGATCGGATCCCTCGCTTGCGCACCACCGCCGCCGCTGTTCGCCAAGAACTTGCCGACCAGCGAATTGCGTGCGAGCAGTACGCTTACGAGCACGGCATCGACCGGCCCGACATCACCGAATGGAGGTGGCCGCACCCGACCTCCTAG